A genomic segment from Agelaius phoeniceus isolate bAgePho1 chromosome 2, bAgePho1.hap1, whole genome shotgun sequence encodes:
- the TNFSF13B gene encoding tumor necrosis factor ligand superfamily member 13B produces the protein MKSVDCVHVIQQKDTASSPSAPPGAASGATRLFPVTFLWLAMLLSSCLAAVSLYHVIILKTELEALRSELIYSIQARSPLDQPLVSPDENKAGSPVSSFLQVSAAGSRQESRLAGTGTAESFQKEIWNGSRNRGRRSVDNTEEKVLQACLQLIADSKSDIQQKDDSSIVPWLLSFKRGTALEEQGNKIVIKETGYFFIYGQVLYTDTTFAMGHLIQRKKAHVFGDDLSLVTLFRCIQNMPQSYPNNSCYTAGIAKLEEGDELQLTIPRRRAKISLDGDGTFFGAVRLL, from the exons ATGAAATCCGTGGACTGTGTGCACGTCATCCAACAGAAGGATACCgcctcctctccctctgccccccCTGGTGCTGCTTCAGGCGCCACGAGACTTTTTCCTGTCACATTCCTGTGGCTTGCAATGCTCCTGTCCTCTTGTCTTGCAGCAGTGTCTCTTTACCATGTTATCATCCTGAAAACAGAACTAGAAGCCCTGCGCAGCGAGCTGATCTACAGCATCCAGGCAAGGTCTCCGCTAGACCAACCACTCGTGTCCCCCGATGAAAACAAAGCAGGTAGCCCTGTTTCTTCCTTCCTGCAAGTGTCTGCAGCTGGCTCCAGGCAG GAGAGCAGGCTTGCTGGTACTGGCACAGCTGAGAGCTTCCAAAAGGAAATCTGGAACGGGAGTAGAAACAGGGGCAGGCGGTCTGTTGacaacacagaagaaaaag tgctgcaggcCTGCTTGCAACTGATTGCTGACAGCAAAAGTGATATCCAACAGAAAG ATGATTCAAGCATTGTCCCTTGGCTCCTGAGCTTTAAACGTGGAACAGCTCTGGAAgaacaaggaaataaaatagtGATCAAAGAAACAGGTTATTTTTTCATATATGGCCAG GTTTTATATACAGATACAACATTTGCTATGGGACACCTAATACAGAGGAAGAAGGCTCATGTGTTTGGTGATGATCTCAGCCTGGTGACATTGTTTCGCTGCATCCAAAATATGCCACAGTCTTATCCAAATAATTCTTGCTATACTGCTG gcattGCAAAATTAGAAGAAGGGGATGAACTTCAACTTACAATACCACGGAGAAGGGCGAAAATATCCTTGGATGGAGACGGTACTTTTTTTGGTGCAGTAAGACTCCTCTGA
- the ABHD13 gene encoding protein ABHD13 translates to MEKSWMLWTFVKRWLLALASWSWSLCRICLLPLIVTFHLYGGIILLILIFVSIAGILYKFQDVLLYFPEQPSSSRLYVPMPTGIPHENIFIKTKDGVLLNLILLRYTGDNAAYSPTIIYFHGNAGNIGHRLPNALLMLVNLKVNLILVDYRGYGKSEGEASEEGLYLDSEAVLDYVMTRSDLDKTKIFLFGRSLGGAVAIHLASENSHRISAIVVENTFLSIPYMASTLFSFFPMRYLPLWCYKNKFLSYRKISQCRMPSLFISGLSDQLIPPVMMKQLYELSPARTKRLAIFPDGTHNDTWQCQGYFTALEQFIKEVIKSHSPEEMAKTSSNVTII, encoded by the coding sequence ATGGAAAAATCATGGATGCTTTGGACCTTTGTTAAAAGATGGCTACTAGCTTTGGCTTCCTGGTCTTGGAGTCTCTGCCGTATTTGTCTTTTGCCCTTGATAGTGACTTTTCACTTGTACGGAGGCATTATACTCCTTATATTAATATTTGTATCAATAGCAGGTATATTATATAAATTCCAGGATGTTCTGCTTTACTTTCCTGAACAGCCCTCTTCATCTCGCCTTTATGTTCCTATGCCTACTGGTATACCACATGAAAACATCTTCATCAAGACCAAAGATGGAGTTCTTCTCAATCTTATTCTGCTGAGATACACCGGGGACAATGCAGCGTATTCTCCAACCATCATTTACTTCCACGGGAATGCAGGCAACATTGGCCACAGGTTGCCAAATGCTTTGTTGATGCTGGTAAACCTGAAAGTAAACTTAATTCTGGTCGATTATAGAGGGTATGGCAAAAGCGAAGGAGAAGCAAGCGAAGAAGGCTTGTACTTAGATTCTGAGGCTGTCTTAGACTATGTGATGACTCGGTCTGATCTtgataaaacaaaaatttttctttttggccGTTCCTTGGGGGGAGCAGTAGCTATTCACTTAGCTTCTGAAAATTCCCATAGGATTTCTGCCATTGTGGTGGAGAACACCTTTCTTAGCATCCCATACATGGCCAGCActttgttctctttctttccgATGAGGTATCTTCCGCTGTGGTGctacaaaaataaatttctatcCTACAGAAAAATCTCTCAGTGCAGAATGCCTTCTCTCTTCATCTCTGGGTTGTCTGACCAGTTAATTCCACCAGTTATGATGAAGCAACTTTACGAATTATCCCCAGCTCGGACTAAGAGATTGGCAATATTTCCTGATGGAACTCACAATGACACTTGGCAGTGCCAGGGTTATTTCACTGCACTTGAACAGTTCATCAAAGAAGTAATAAAGAGTCACTCCCCTGAAGAAATGGCGAAAACATCATCTAACGTAACAATAATATAA